Genomic segment of Chelonoidis abingdonii isolate Lonesome George chromosome 5, CheloAbing_2.0, whole genome shotgun sequence:
ACACGGCCTCCATGTAGATGTTGCTCAACTGGGGAATTTGTTCAGGCACAAAGTGAGCAAAGAGATTAAATATTAACAGTGGAACGATAACTCTTCTTTCTGGTTAGACCTATCGTTAGCAAGCCAGGAGACATCAGACTGTCTGGTATATATATGAACACAAAGTGCCTTTCACTGTCAGTACCTTCAGCAGGGGAAGGTTACCAAGACGTTTAAGCAAGCCAGCATCATGAAACTGCTATTGCTGTGTCTGCTCTGTGTTTCCACAGTTAGATCCCTGGCTTCTCTAGATTATGATGATGAGGTTGTagtaatgatgataataattaataataacaatagtAATGCTTGATCTTACTTAGTTGTATGTGTGACTTTATAagctttttaatttagttaaattacaaaaataaaatgtttaattatctCACGAACATATTCATCATCAGATTAAGGTGTTCAAGGAaaattgtaattgtttttttctcaTATGTGTAACAGCAAACTgtagggtttttttctcctgttttctgatgtattttctttctcttccctctctctctctttgtaggaAGGTGACAACGCTCCCAGGGTAAGATTGGATTTAATTACATGTTCAGACATATTCAAGTAAGGACATTTATTTAgcaattttaacatttatttaagaGCATGAGAAGCAAACTCTGCGTAAGTAAAAGAATAGCAAAATGTGTGTTAAATAATGCCTTGAgattattgaagtcaatgggagtctttccattgattcagtgggctttgaatcagccTCTAAATGAGCAACAAAAGGAAGGAACTGGTTCCCAGTTCATACTGCACTGGagttagaaagagagagataacattctgaaacagaattaaaaaacaacaaacaaacaaaaaacccaccaaggCCAGTCTAAAATTAAGGCATAAAAATGTGTATAGCTGGTATATTAATTTTGCTTAAGGAAAGAAATTTAAGAGAAGTcaatatttgatttaaaattggatttttaaaatcttgtacaAATCCCTAAACAAATGAATACCAGGTTcaaaaataagaaattatttCATATGTGGCATAATTGACTGGGTCTATAAATTGAATATGTTTCTGATATACTATTTTACCAAATAACTTCCCAGCCATTTTCTAATGTACACTGCTTATTTCTGATGTTTCTAAGAGTTTGATCTCGCAGCCATTACACATGTGGGTCTTACTTGTGAGAGTTGTCTCATTGCCCTCACTGGGCTGCTCACAGTTAGGGTGTGAAGGATCAGATCTGAATGTTTTGGTCTATGCTATTTCCCTTATTCAGAGGATTGTTATCCGTATAGAtgcttaattcttttttgaatcctgctaataCCTTGAAGCTCCATGTCCAGTGTCCATGAGTTGTGCAAAATAATCTATTTCTTTTTATCAGGTTTAAGTttcttgctatttattttttctgaaccttttctatttTTGCTATTTCTGTTTTGAGATGGGAGGCTAGTATTATAGGGCAATTACAATATATTCAGTATTGGTTTCAATTTCATCTTTTAACTGTCCTAACAATTTGTTCGCTTTTTTAATGCCAAAgtacattgaacagatgttttcattcAGCTACTCAAAATGATACTCAGGTCTTTTTCCTGCAAGGAATAAGTGTATTTCTTGAGACTAAAATGTGAGAGTTAGAAGGCAAAATGATACCTAAAATATGCTAATAAATTGATGTatgctatttttatattttatacagttgatgtacatgtttttaaaataatgatccTAATTATAaagagttttttctctctctggctttgtGTAGGCTAATGGCGAAAAAGTGGATGCTCGAGGTCACAGACCAGTAGATAAAAGACGGGAGCCAACACCAACTCTCAGACCAGCTCCTCCTCCCATTAGTAAAGGTGGATATCAGGCTCGTCCAACAAAACCACCCACTCGGGgccagaagaaagaaaatgtcatttaTCCTGATGCTGGAGGCTGCAGACATGCATCAGATGAACTAGTAGGTGTATTTGCCTTGTAATTGCAGTGGAGACAGATAGTAATTGAATCCCTGCTTTCAGAAATGTACTAAACCTCACAATGGTACTACCTGCAGCTCAGCAGGTATCTTGTGCTTGGAATGTTCAGTAGCATTCAGGTGGTTACAGTGAATTCGATGCACTTCCCATCCTAGTGCTTTGATGATACCCCTCCAGAAACATTAGTCATCACTATTTTTTCAGAACTCATCTTTTTAAACTGTTGTGccctttaatatttttctctttctttaacaGTTGTGAAGAACTGTTTTCTTAATCAACCAAACACTGAGAAGTGACTATTGTAGTTCACTGACAGACTAACTCTGCTCTCCCCAGGGGTGAAAgcaacttacaggacttaccagtactgccgaagtcctgagggggcgtggcctcatctggaagaggcgtggcctctcaagatttaaaggccctgagaaaccagctgtggctgggaaacccagggcctttaaatcaaccaggggttcccagctgcagaggtggctgggagccccccagggctcaggggcaaattaaagggcccaggctctGGCCTCCAGGGGGAACCCCAagatttgcagggctggggcagggatttaaagggcccagagctcctgccactgagggaagcccagaactctttaaatcctggccccagcccggccaccagagccgtggccgggattcaaagggctctgggctacccGCAGCCGCtgggagctttgagccctttaaatccccaccccagctcagccgcgggcagcccagagccctttcaatctcTGTCGTGGAAGTCGATGTGGTCcagcacggtgtactggctcttgccagtatgctgtACCGAaccagaccggcttactttcacctctgactgtatatatgtgtatgtgtataaatgtgttacaaacaatgcagctgcagcctgccaccaaccagcagCGACCCCAGCAACCAGCCtgtgtgggctgctgcctgcagagagccagcaggtgccgctgggctgggtctgccaaagAATAAGTAACCAAgacaaaaaccacagccagccagccagaaagGGAgcccggggagggaggggaaggagtcaggggtgaatgaaggacaactggaatagccttcatgaaatatacaagatatttagagaaagttttgtcaatttcagcctctgcactctgcaggcaggacaaaacaaaaagagctctgAGATTGCACCcaatgtcctaaggacatttcaggtgtttaaatcaatatataaagagggtggattggaatgaaaactactatttctttcaaaggaggcacaataatttccctgaatattcagttttcccctccaatccctttgtggttttgtctatgggggctatttgctttccctgtgaatatttagttgctttagcaaaattgctttgcccaaaataaaccctaatcatcttGACACATCTTttcaccatgttctccatgttttttgtgttgttttttttaaatagtaacatttcaaagaggatctgcaagcagtttggacatcacgaccatgatcctctgctggggagggaacgggatagatttgaacttggaaaaggttcctgattttgattgtgtttaggagatcccctcatcccgggggcagaaaagaactacccctgccatggtcacacacccCCAACAATAACTGGGAGTGAAactaacaaggatgccagaaactgctcctaactctgggcactgaactgcacagggaatagctgagtttaaactgttcttttgcaggcagcagcagcaggcatctcagccagtgtccctactgcNNNNNNNNNNNNNNNNNNNNNNNNNNNNNNNNNNNNNNNNNNNNNNNNNNNNNNNNNNNNNNNNNNNNNNNNNNNNNNNNNNNNNNNNNNNNNNNNNNNNNNNNNNNNNNNNNNNNNNNNNNNNNNNNNNNNNNNNNNNNNNNNNNNNNNNNNNNNNNNNNNNNNNNNNNNNNNNNNNNNNNNNNNNNNNNNNNNNNNNNNNNNNNNNNNNNNNNNNNNNNNNNNNNNNNNNNNNNNNNNNNNNNNNNNNNNNNNNNNNNNNNNNNNNNNNNNNNNNNNNNNNNNNNNNNNNNNNNNNNNNNNNNNNNNNNNNNNNNNNNNNNNNNNNNNNNNNNNNNNNNNNNNNNNNNNNNNNNNNNNNNNNNNNCCccccccccagctactgtgagtgaaattaacaaggatgccagaaacctagccctgggggctaaaccatcagggaacagctgagtttaaactattcttatgcaggaagcaggcttctctctccctccctcagtcagtctccttttcttaccggccTTCTGTACTGGCCCATACCAGCTTGCTTTCACCTCTGGCTCTCCCTTGCTTATGTTGAGTAGTACCTGGTTGAGCAAGTAGTCTTGTTGATTTCTTGGGATTATTTGTTGAGTCAGATCCTACTTATGATGAGCAGGGAGACAGAATTGATCCCTGAATGATGAATGTAAATAATTATAAGTTAGATTGTGCCCCCCATCACTTACATGGCTGTGCATTGGGAAGGAAGGAATAAGGAGCCTCTCTTCTCACTCTTCATGGCCCGCAAAAGGGCTGGCTAGAATTGCAAGACCTGTGGTTGAGGAGGCATAGGGACTGCAATTGAGATGCTGCTCTCCACTTGAGGAGCCATTCATTGGAGAGGCGCAGTGAAGTAAGCAGTGCCAAGGGTTCACTTCTCACTCCCAACCCCACTGATTCATTACCCTAGAGATGAAAGGAATGAAGACAGAAATATGCAGCTGTATCTTTAGGCATTATTAATTGAAAGAAAGATATAGCACAGATATGCTTTAACATATTAATATATTATCCAGGGCATCTTCACTATCAAATATTTTTGCATCTATCCTGTACTGCATGGCTCTGTCCAGCTGTCCAATATTAAAaggaatccccccccccccctttttaaattCTTCAAGCATTCATTACATTCTACTATCAGTCCTCAACCCAAGCTCCTTTAGGTGTGAAGTGTATGCAAAGACAAGTAGTATGTCTAGTAGAATGCTAACTTCCCTATACTGAACCAGTTGTGCATCACATTACCTCAGTTTTGGTCTCCAGTAAAAAGCATAAATTGTGACCATGCTTCTAGGCATCTTAGTATCTGAGAACTTATTGCTTCTAACTAGACATGACTCAAACAAGGTTGTTAAAGTTCAGTTAATCAGAAATGCAGGATTATTTTGGAGGCCTTTGGTAGGTTGGCTACTTTCATACTGCTTCAAAATTTGGTGCTTTTGTATTTTCTTCATCTGTTTTGGTACATTTTCATCCTTAAGAAGAATAGTGACTGATGCTATagtgcaagcttccagaggagataatttaaaaaaaatattgtgtatgGTTGTTTCACATGAAAGATACTCAGACCTTATGTACCAGAGTAAAGTTAATACTTAATTCTGTGATTATGTGGGGGACATATAGCTCAATATTTTTGGGTATCTGATACGGCTGTAGTGCTTGATGAATCAATTTTTGTAGCTGCAGATGGTTAAACCATGAACAGTTGGTAATCCAGAAAAATTAGCCAAAAGCATGTGATGGATCACGGATATTAGGGAATCTCCCCCTCCCAGAACTTTAATGAGCTACCAGAAGGGATCCCCAACTGGAGCTTGAGCCTGTTTTCTCCATTTAAGATGGCAGTTTTTTTCCAATAAATTGAATGTCTGAAGTATTTTAAGACCATATTGAGACAATTAAATAAATGGCCTAGAGTTGCTAGATgctcagcaggtttaaaaatctggttacttgtttaggtgcctaaatatgagattgggaacctaactttaggcacctagttTTATAAACCTTGGCCCTAATCTACAGCATTTGTAGTTGACTCTTTCCCCCTGCTTTTTTAGGGAGTGTTGTGTCCAACTGGGTGTGAGCTGCAAACTGCATTGGTAAAACAGGAAAGAAGTGTGAAATCCGACATTCGGGACCTAAAGAACAAAGTAGAGAAACAGTCCGAAACCTCTTCAACATTCTATCAGTACATGAATACACTAGAAGATCAACTGTCAAgaagacaaaaacaaataaaaggtacATTATTGTTATGCATCATTGCAGTAAATCAGTATCACAGACAAATTTGCATTGCTACAAGTACTAAATATATAGGACTTGttaaaaaagttttcaaataGGAGCATCACTCTAAGTAGCTAAGATGTCACAAGTCCATAAAACTAAATCTAAAAAATCCTAGCTGAGGGgccaaggacctgatcctgctttTGATGAAGTCAAAGGTAAAACTTGCATTGGATCCTTAGGCCTGTGTCTATCTAACAATTAAACAGCTGCAGTGggctcaggtcagctgactcgggatCACAGAGCTCGGGCTGCGGCACTGTAAAAttgctgggctccagcctgagcttgaatgtctacacagctatttttagtaccATAGCATGAGCCCTGTGAATCCAAGTCAGCTGATCAAGACCAGTCACAGTcgtgctgcaggtcttttattccagtgtagacataccctagatgTCCCCAGCTCCTGGACAACCATAATAAGCTTCTGTGAGCATGTTTACTACAGGTCTTTGGCAGAAGAAATTTGTCCATTTATACTGAGCCATAATACAAAGTATATCCCTGTTACAGAGGCTAAAGCTCTTTGTACACTGTGAAATCAGGGAAAAGAGGGAAAGGACACACAGAGCACTCTTTTCATTTCTACAGCAGAAGTATATAATCATACTAGCTGGTGCATGATTTATAATTTGGATTAGAATATGCTAGTTGGAAAATGTTGAAAATTGTGACAATTGCTGTACATTCTCTTTTCTAGATAATGAAAATATAGTTTCTGAGTACCACACAGAAATAGAACAGCACTATACATACATCAGAGAGAACATGGACAACAACATCCCATCTAGCCTCCGAGTGCTCCGTTCAGTTGTGGATGCCTTACACAAAAAGATACAAAAACTTGAAAATGCTATAGCATCCCAAATGGACAATTGCCGCTCTTCATGCATTGTTTCCTGTAACATCCCAGTGGTGTCAGGCAAAGGTAACTCATTTACATGTACAGAAATCTCTCCCTTCTGTCATTTATATCAATGTACAACTGGACAGATGCATTATGAGCACATGTTCACATTCCTCCAAAGCATATGACACCAGTCACCAATCAGGATACCTTAGTTGATGGACCACTGGCCTGATCCAATATGGAAAATCATATGTATTACCTGTCTTATTTATCTAttgtgggtgggattttcaaaagcacctaagtgatttaggggcatgagtcccactgactttcagaaaGGCATTGTGCGTCAGTGGGACCTGTCATCAaggagtttttgaaaatctcattttatAAGGGATCGTGGGACAATACAGGTATATTATTCTTTCTTTTGTGATTCCTTCTTATgtcattttaatttataatttaaatcaaagtgaaatcAAGCACAATTAGATGTTTGTAAGATATTCCTGTATAATTAGTAAATAGAAATCTATTCTGTTAATTATTGTCTTTATGAAGAGGATTGTTCTACTAGGTTTTCATGATCCCTCAGAAACATAAACTGTTGATTTATGACTGCAGAATGTGAAGACATTTTCAGAAAAGGAGGTGAGTCATCTGAAATGTACCTCATTCAGCCTGATGCTTTCTTCAGACCATACAAGGTGTATTGTGATATGACCACAACAAATGGAGGTAAGTGTGAGATAAACTATGGTGCTGTGACAGGGATAACtataaatattcacaaaaatgAATTTGCACTGGTCCtgtatttctttgtatttgtgCTCATCTGAGATTATAACTTTTGGCACTAATTattagttaatctaaagcaactGTTCTCATGCTATGGCTTGTGAATCATTGCAGAatgcagggccgcctggggggggggggggagcggcaAGTAggtcaatttgccccaggccctgggccccgcaggggcctcaTGAGCCCTGACccagcagcggtccgggtctttggcagcatttcagtggcggggggggcctccagtgctgctgcagctcccctgctttgccctaggccccctgaatcctcagAGCAGCCCTGCCAGAAAGTCATCTACAGAAAGTTTTGAGAACTACGTGCTGAGGGCTCTGAGTGCTGGAGTGGAAGGTGGCCCATCCATAGTAGGATCTTTCTCTAATAAAGTTGAGAAAGAATTGTTGGATAGTCACTGACTGGGCTTGGTAGATGAAATTTTGACTCACTGTATATTTTACTGTGGCTAGATTGAAGTGCCATTTCACAATTGTGCTAGGGAGCAAGAAGAGCATATGactgcccccacctccacctcctccaggTTGGCTGTGTTAGGACTTCCTGGATATTGGGTCCAGGCTCTGTGCAGAGTGCAAGGACTGAGCCCCAGATGCTCCCGATTTGGAGCAAGTGGAAGGGAATGGGCAGATAGGGGATCTTTGGCTCCTTTCTCACCCTACCCCATTCATTGGCCAGAGGAGTTGGCTGGGTGCATGGAGGGGAGAAACTTGCACACTTTCAAGGCCTGCAATGtattaaaacctccagtgatggagattccacaacctcactggGTAATTtgttcctaactgtaagggtagctgagcactgaaacaaattacaGTGCAATCTCTGgtactgaaggtttttaagaatagttagacaaatacctgttgGGGATGGTCGAGACCAGTGATGCTCAGACTGAGGTTCGTGagccgcaagtggctctttaatgtgtttcctgtggctctttgcagcacatgatatgaaaacactgtgtgatttaattattaaccaatctaagttattaaccaatcaggatgcttttacgatgttattaaccaattgtggttgataaaataataatatgtgGTCTGTcactttgctgtgagaataatacagatataaactaaatatttccccatcATATTGTTTAAATATGAACATATAATACTATAGTGAacaaaacaatgaattcacatactc
This window contains:
- the FGB gene encoding fibrinogen beta chain isoform X1; the protein is MKLLLLCLLCVSTVRSLASLDYDDEVVVMMIIINNNNSNANGEKVDARGHRPVDKRREPTPTLRPAPPPISKGGYQARPTKPPTRGQKKENVIYPDAGGCRHASDELGVLCPTGCELQTALVKQERSVKSDIRDLKNKVEKQSETSSTFYQYMNTLEDQLSRRQKQIKDNENIVSEYHTEIEQHYTYIRENMDNNIPSSLRVLRSVVDALHKKIQKLENAIASQMDNCRSSCIVSCNIPVVSGKECEDIFRKGGESSEMYLIQPDAFFRPYKVYCDMTTTNGGWTLIQNRQDGSVGFGRTWDAYKKGFGNIAKSGGKKYCDTPGEYWLGNDKISQLTKMGPTEVLIEMEDWNGDKVSALYGGFTIQNEANKYQISVSNYKGTAGNALMDGASQLYGENRTMTVHNGMFFSTFDRDNDGWVHADPRKQCSKEDGGGWWYNRCHSANPNGRYYWGGQYSWDMAKHGTDDGVVWMNWKGSWYSLKKMSMKIRPFFPQ
- the FGB gene encoding fibrinogen beta chain isoform X2, translated to MKLLLLCLLCVSTVRSLASLDYDDEANGEKVDARGHRPVDKRREPTPTLRPAPPPISKGGYQARPTKPPTRGQKKENVIYPDAGGCRHASDELGVLCPTGCELQTALVKQERSVKSDIRDLKNKVEKQSETSSTFYQYMNTLEDQLSRRQKQIKDNENIVSEYHTEIEQHYTYIRENMDNNIPSSLRVLRSVVDALHKKIQKLENAIASQMDNCRSSCIVSCNIPVVSGKECEDIFRKGGESSEMYLIQPDAFFRPYKVYCDMTTTNGGWTLIQNRQDGSVGFGRTWDAYKKGFGNIAKSGGKKYCDTPGEYWLGNDKISQLTKMGPTEVLIEMEDWNGDKVSALYGGFTIQNEANKYQISVSNYKGTAGNALMDGASQLYGENRTMTVHNGMFFSTFDRDNDGWVHADPRKQCSKEDGGGWWYNRCHSANPNGRYYWGGQYSWDMAKHGTDDGVVWMNWKGSWYSLKKMSMKIRPFFPQ
- the FGB gene encoding fibrinogen beta chain isoform X3, with product MKLLLLCLLCVSTVRSLASLDYDDEEGDNAPRANGEKVDARGHRPVDKRREPTPTLRPAPPPISKGGYQARPTKPPTRGQKKENVIYPDAGGCRHASDELGVLCPTGCELQTALVKQERSVKSDIRDLKNKVEKQSETSSTFYQYMNTLEDQLSRRQKQIKDNENIVSEYHTEIEQHYTYIRENMDNNIPSSLRVLRSVVDALHKKIQKLENAIASQMDNCRSSCIVSCNIPVVSGKECEDIFRKGGESSEMYLIQPDAFFRPYKVYCDMTTTNGGWTLIQNRQDGSVGFGRTWDAYKKGFGNIAKSGGKKYCDTPGEYWLGNDKISQLTKMGPTEVLIEMEDWNGDKVSALYGGFTIQNEANKYQISVSNYKGTAGNALMDGASQLYGENRTMTVHNGMFFSTFDRDNDGWVHADPRKQCSKEDGGGWWYNRCHSANPNGRYYWGGQYSWDMAKHGTDDGVVWMNWKGSWYSLKKMSMKIRPFFPQ